The following is a genomic window from Citrifermentans bemidjiense Bem.
TTCGCAAATTTTAAAACCGCACCTGCCGGTTTCTTGTCGCTCATCCAAGACTTTCATGAACATTGAAGCGGCTTCGAAGCGGAAGACCGCGAGAAGATAGGGTGGCGCTGCCAATGTCTGCCAAGTTATTGGGTGATTTTGCATTAACAGCAGCAAAAAACGTTTGACATGAAAAGTCACACTGCTAGTATTGGCTTCTATTAATTTAAAACGATTAACTTGGTGCTAATTAGATAAATGGCCTGCAGCATATCCCGTCAAGCCAAGGAGGGCCTTATGGCAGGGAGCGTTCTAATCACGGGTGGAGCCGGATTCATTGGATCTCACCTGGCAGATGAGCTTCTTCGTCACGGTTACCGCGTCCGCGTTTTGGACAGCCTGGTGCTGCAGGTGCATGGACCGGACGGGAGGCGACCCGGCTATCTGGATCCGGAGGTCGAGCTGATCAAGGGGGACGTGCGGGACGCGGCCGCCGTGCAGAGGGCGCTTGCCGGGACCGAGGCGGTCTTTCACCTGGCCTCCATGGTGGGCGTCGGCCAGAGCATGTACGAGATCGAGCAGTACACCTCCGTCAACAACTGCGGGACTGCGGTGCTCCTGGAGGCGATGGCCCACGCCAAGGGGCATCGCAAGCTGATCGTCGCCTCAAGCATGAGCATCTACGGCGAGGGGCGCTACCTGGACGCCGACGGGCTTTGCTACGACGACGTCCGGCGTCCCTTGGAGCAGTTGCAGCGGGGGCGCTGGGAGCCGTTCAACCGCAGGAGCGAGCCGCTGCGCCCGGTGGCAACCCCTGAGGACAAGTCGCCGTCGCTCGCCTCGGTCTACGCCCTATCCAAGTACGACCAGGAGCGGATGGCGCTCATCGTCGGGGAATGTTACCGCATCCCGGTGATCGCCCTGCGCTTTTTCAACGTCTACGGCACCAGGCAGGCGCTCTCCAACCCCTACACCGGGGTGCTCGCCATCTTCGCCTCCAGGCTCATGAACGGCAACCCGCCGCGCATCTACGAGGACGGGCTGCAGCAGAGGGACTTCGTCAGCGTGCACGACGTGGTGACGGCCTGCCGGCTCGCGCTCCAGGTGGACCAGCAGCAGGCGCAGTTCTTCAACATCGGCAGCGGCGCCAACGTCAGCGTCCTCGAGGTGCTGCAGCGCTTCCGCCGGGTGCTCAACTGCGACGGGATCGAGCCGGAGATCACCGGCAACTACCGGGCCGGCGACATCAGGCACTGCTTCGCGGACATAAGCTCCGCCCGCTCCGTCCTGGGATACGCCCCGAGGATCTCCTTCGACGATGGGCTTGCCGAACTGGCCGGCTGGCTGGAAGGGGAGGTCGCCATAGACCGTGTCTCCGAGGCGCATGCCGAACTCACCCAGCGGGGGTTGACGCTATGAAAAGGGCGACCAGTGAAGCGGTACCGGAGCACTTCGGCATAGTGGAGTGGTTCCGGCCGGGCGAGCGGGAACGGGTGGAACGGGTCCTTTCCGACATGAAGGCGATCGGCGCCAAGAGCCTCAGGACCGGGATCTCCTGGGCGGACTGGTACACGAGCGAGGGGAAGAGGTGGTACGACTGGCTCATCCCGCGGCTGGCGCGGGAGGTGGAGCTGCTCCCTTGCGTGCTTTACACCCCCCCCTCCATCGGGATCGAGGCGAAGACCTCATCCCCCCCGCGTCGTCCCAAGGATTACGCCGACTTCATCGACCTTTTCGTCACCGCCTTCGGGGAGCATTTCGAGTACCTGGAGCTCTGGAACGAGCCTAACAACCTGAGCGAGTGGGACTGGACCCTGGACCCGCACTGGACCTCCTTCGGGGAGATGATCGGCGGGGCGGCCTACTGGGTCAGAAAGCGCGGCAAGAAGACCGTCCTCGGGGGGATGAGCCCCATCGACGGCCACTGGCTCTGCCGGATGTTCGAGCTGGGGGTGATGGATTACATCGACGTGGTGGGAATCCACGGTTTCCCGGACATCTTCGATTACACCTGGAAGGGGTGGCAGCGCAACATCGCCATGGTGCGGGAGATCCTCGACGAGAAGGAGTGCGCCTGCGAGATCTGGGTCACCGAGGCGGGCTTCTCCACCTGGCAGCACGACGAGTTCAAGCAGGCCAAGGTCTTCCTCGATTTTCTCGCCGCCCCGGCGCAGCGCGTCTACTGGTACGGCGTGGACGATCTCGATCCCTCGCTTTCCGCGGTGGACCGCTACCATCTGGACGAGCGCGAGTACTTTTTCGGCTTGAGGAAGGCGGACGCAACGCCCAAGCTCCTCTACCGCCTGCTCCAGGAGGGGACGCTTTCCTCCCTGAAGCGCGTGGTAGCCGCTGGGAGCGCCGCGAGGGCAGACAGCGGCGGGACCGAAAAGGCGGTGCTCGTCACCGGGGGGGCCGGGTTCATCGGGACCAACCTGGTGCAGCACCTGGTGGCGCAGGGGGAGAGGGTGATCCTCTACGACAACCTCTCCCGCGCAGGGGTCGAGAAGAATCTCCTCTGGCTCATGGACAACTGCGGCGAAAGGCTGCAGGTGGTGATAGGGGACACCCGCAACTCTCTCCTTCTGGAGCAGGCGGTAAGTGAGGCGAAACAGGTCTTCCACTTCGCGGCCCAGGTAGCGGTCTCCAGCAGTATCGACAACCCCGCCAACGACTTCGCCATCAACGTCCAGGGGACCTTCTCGCTCCTGGAGGCGATCCGCAAGGCGAAGACCCCTCCTTCGCTTCTCTACACCTCCACCAACAAGGTGTACGGGGCCATCGAGGGGTGCGGCGTCCGGAAAAACGGGGTGCGCTACGAGCCGCTCGACCCGCAGCTCCGCTCCCACGGGCTGGGAGAAGGGACCACGCTCGATTTCCTGAGCCCCTACGGCTGCTCCAAGGGATGCGCCGACCAATATGTCCTGGACTACGCCCGCAGCTTCGGCATCGACGCCGCGGTCTTCCGGATGAGCTGCATCTACGGCCCGCACCAGTACGGCACCGAGGAACAGGGGTGGGTGGCGCACTTCGCCATACAGACCATGAAAGGGGAGCCCATCACCCTCTACGGGGACGGCTGCCAAATCCGGGATCTCCTCTTCGTCGAGGACCTGGTGGACGCCATGTGCCGGGCGCGGGACATCATGCCGCGCATAGCCGGCCAGGCCTTCAACATCGGCGGCGGCCCCGCTCGCACCATAAGCCTCTTGGAGCTTTTGGATCTGTTGCGCGATCTGCACGGCACCCTTCCCACCATACTGCGCGACGACTGGCGCACCGGGGACCAGAGGTACTACGTCTCCGACACCAGGAAGTTCTGCAAGGCTACCGGATGGACGCCGCGGCATTCGGTGGCCGAGGGGGTGCGCAGGCTGTACGACTGGCTCCTGGAAACGATGCACTCGCCGGCGCGCGGCGCCGGGAGCTTCGACAAGCAAAGCTACCCGGCGACGGGGGCGGAGGCGATCTGATGAGCGATGTGATGGATGCTGCGGTAATCACCGGTCCTGGGCGGTCGCGGGTAGAACAGGTGGCGCGCCCTGCGGCCGGCAGGGGGGAAGTAGTGGTGCGGGTGGAGGGTTGCGGCGTCTGCGCCTCCAACCTCCCGCTTTGGCAGGGAAGGTTCTGGTTCAACTATCCCGCGCAGCCCGGCTCCCCCGGGCACGAGGGGTGGGGGAGGGTGCATCGGCTGGGGGAGGGGGTGGAAGGGATAGCCGTCGGCGACCGGGTCATCGAGGCGACCGGGTACCAGTGGCCGCTCGACGTCGCCGGCGAACTGGTGCGCGAGCGTGGAAAGATCGTCATCGCCGGGTTCCACCAGGACGGCATGCGCCAGGTGAACGTCCAGCTCTGGAACTGGAAGGGGGTGGACGTGATCAACGCCCACGAGCGCGACCCCAAGGTGTACCTGGAGGGGATGCTGGCCGGCATCGAGGCCGTCGATGCCGGCCTTTTTGCCCTCGACGAGCTGATCACCCACACCTATGCGCTGGAGCATCTGGGGGAAGCGTACCGGGCGCTGGACCAGCGGCCGGACGGCTTCCTGAAAGGGATCGTCCGCATCGATCATTAAAAAAGGGGAAGCGATGAAGAAAAAGCAACCACTCCCGAGAATAGGCTTCCTGGGGACCGGCTGGATCGGTCGCCATCGCCTGAAGGCGATACTGGAAAGCAAAGAAGCCGAGGTAGCATGCATCGCCGACGTCTGCCGGGAAAATGCCAGCGACGCGGCAAAGCTCGCCCCCGGCGCCTTGGTAGTCGACTCGCTGGACGCGCTTCTTGAGCTTGGGCTCGACGCGGTGGTGATCGCCACACCCAGCGCGGGGCACTGCTCCCAGGCGGTAAGGGCGCTGGAGGCGGGTCTCTCGGTATTTTGCCAGAAGCCTCTGGGCAGGAGCGCCTATGAGGCGCAGATGGTGGTGGACACGGCCCGGGCGGCCAATCGCCTCTTGGGCGTCGACTTCTCCTACCGTTTCACCGATGCCGTCCGGAAGATGCACGAACTGGTCGGCTCCGGCGAACTCGGCGAGGTCTACGCCGCCGACCTCGTCTTCCATAACGCCTACGGCCCGGACAAGGCATGGTTCTACGACGCCGAACTATCGGGCGGGGGGTGCCTCATGGATCTCGGGAGCCACCTGGTCGATCTCGCCCTCTGGTTTTTCGACTACCCCCAGGTCCGTAGCGTCTCCAGCTCCATCTTCTCGGGCGGCGAAAGGCTCAAGGGGGGATCCGGCAAGGTCGAGGACTACGCCGTCGTCTCGCTGGTGCTGGAAAACGGGCACGCGGTGCGGGTGGCCTGCTCCTGGAACGTCTCCGCCGGGCGGGACGCGGTGATCGAGTCGAGTTTCTACGGGACCCAGGGAGGGGTCGCCTTCCGGAACGTCCAGGGCTCCTTCTACGATTTCGTCGCCGAACGTTTCCGAGGCACCAGCGCAGAGACCATCGCCACCCCGCCGGACGACTGGGGGGGGAGGTGCGCCGTGGACTGGGTGCGTCAGTTGAGGACCGGGGGAGGGAGCTACAACCCCCAGGCGGAAAACCTGGTCCAGGTGGCGGCGGTACTGGACGCGGCCTACGGCAGGTAGCCGCTTGAGTCCCCGCCCCCGGAGGGGGAGGAGAGAGAGCAGGAGGACGGCAGTTGCTATGACCGAGACGGATTACAAAAAAGGGTGCGACGAGGGGGGCGTCTCGGCTCCGCCCCGACTGATCCTGATGACCGCGGATACCATCGGCGGCGTCTGGACCTACGTGCTGGAGCTTGCGCGCGGCCTTTCGGTGTTCGGCGTGGAGGTGGCTCTCGCCACCATGGGGCAGCCCCTTTCCCAGGAGCAGCGGCGCGAGGTGGCGGACGAAGGGAACGTTACCCTGTATGAAAGCGGCTATCGGCTGGAGTGGATGGACGACCCCTGGGCCGACGTGGAGCTAAGCGGGGCCTGGCTCCTGGAGCTGGAGGACCGCCTGCGCCCGGACCTGGTGCACCTGAACGGCTACGCCCACGCCGCGCTCCCATGGCAGAGCCCCTGCCTCGTGGTCGCCCACTCCTGCCTCCTCTCCTGGTGGCAGGCGGTGCGACGGGAGGATCTCCCCTCCAGATACCAGCAATACCGGCAGCGGGTGGCGCAGGGACTCGCCGCCGCCGACCTCGTCGCGGCCCCTTCGGCCGCCATGCTTCGGAACATCCAGACGCTGTACCTCCCCCTTCCCGAGGGGAGGGTGGTTCATAACGCCCGCAGCCGCACCAGGTTCCGCCCCGGGCACAAGGAGGATTTCATCCTTTCAGTAGGGAGGGTCTGGGACGAGGCGAAGAACATCGGCGCCCTGGTAAAAAATGCCTGCGACCTCCCCTGGCCGGTGTACGTAGCGGGCGAGATCAACCACCCCGGCGGGGGGAGCGTGACCATGGGCGGGGTGAACCGGCTCGGTTTCCTCTCGCCCGACGAACTGGCCCCCTGGTACGCGGCGGCCTCGGTCTACGCGCTGCCGGCGCGCTACGAGCCTTTCGGCCTCACCGTGCTGGAGGCGGCGCTCTCCGGCTGCGCCCTGGTGCTTGGCGACATCCCGAGCCTACGCGAACTGTGGGACGGCGCCGCGATCTTCGTGGACCCGGATTCCCCAGACCTGCTCCAGGAGGAACTCTGCCGGCTCTGCGCCGACCGCGCGAGGCAGGAGAGCCTGGGGAACAAGGCGCTGGCGCAAAGCCGCAAATTCACCGCGGCCAAGATGGTGGCGGGTTACCTGTCGCTGTACCGCCAGTTGTGCCGGGTAAGCTGACCTTCCCCCGCCCCGACCCTTGCTGGGGGAGGGGGACAACCAGAGGATTGCCCGATGCGTGTCGTCATGTTTTATCACTCCCTGGTCTCGGACTGGAACCACGGCAACGCCCACTTCCTGCGCGGGGTTGCGACCGAATTGGGCCAGAGGGGGCACGAGGTCCGCGTCTACGAACCCAGGAACGGTTGGAGCTACAGCAACCTTTTGCGCGAAAAAGGGGTGAACGCCCTGCGGCGCTTCGAGGAGGTGTATCCCGGCCTTTCGGGGATTCCTTACGAGCTCGATAAGCTTGACCTCCATAAGGCGCTTGCCGGGGCAGATCTCGTCATCGTGCACGAATGGAACGAGCACGAGCTGGTGCACAGGATCGGAGAGCACCGCAAAAAAAACGGTAATTACCGCCTGCTCTTTCACGATACCCATCACCGCTCGGTCACCGACGCCGGCGCCATGGACGCCTACGACCTCTCCGGCTTCGACGGCGTTTTGGCCTACGGCGGCAGGATCAGGGAGATCTACCTGCAAAAGGGGTGGGCGGAACGGGTCTGGATCTGGCACGAGGCCGCCGACGTCCGGGTCTTTCGACCAGTCGAGGGAGCGCAGAAGGCGGGGGACGTGGTCTGGATCGGCAACTGGGAGGACGACGAGAGGAGCGAAGAAATCCGCGAGTTCTTCGTGGAACCGGTGCGGCGGCTGGGGCTGAAAGCGGCGGTATACGGGGTCCGCTACCCGAAGCCCGCGCTGAAACTTTTGCAGGAAGCGGGGATCGGCTACGGCGGCTGGCTCCCCAACTTCGAAGTGCCGAGGGTCTTCAGCAGCTTCCGGCTCACCGTCCACATCCCGCGTCGACCCTACGTCACGGCGCTTCCGGGGATCCCGACTATCCGCCCCTTCGAGGCGCTGGCCTGCGGCATCCCGCTCATTTCGGCCCCATGGGACGACTGCGACGCGCTCTTTTCCCCCGACCGCGATTTCGTCTACGCCGGCAGCGGCGAGGAGATGCAGCGGCAGATGTGCGCCTTGCTGGACGATACCGCCCGCGCCGGCAGGTTGGCCTGCCACGGCCGCGGCACCATCCTGGCGCGGCACACCTGCGGCCACCGCATAGACGAGCTTTTGCAGATCTGCAGGGAGCTGGGGCTTCCCGCAGATGAATCATGAACTAGAAAAGGAATGACAATGGGCGCACCACTATCCATCGCCTTCTTCGCATCGAGTCTTGTTTCCGCCTACTGGAACGGCGCCGCCACCTATTACCGCGGCATGGTCAGGGCCCTGGCAGGGCTTGGGCACCGCATCGTCTTTTACGAACCGGACGCCTACGAACGGCAGTCGCACCGGGATATGGAAGACCCAGACTGGGCCACGGTGGTGGTCTACCCGGCCACCGAGTCGGGGGTGATGCGCTCGCTGGAGGCGGCGAAGGGTTCGGACCTGGTCATCAAGGCGAGCGGCGTCGGCGTCTTCGACGAACTTTTGGAGCGCGAGGTGCTGCGGCTCAAGGGGGAGGGGACCCAGGTCGTCTTCTGGGACGTGGACGCGCCTGCCACCCTGGAGCGTATCGCCGAAGACTCGGACGATCCCTTCCGTGCGCTGATCCCCCAGTACGATCTCGTCCTCACCTATGGCGGCGGCGACCCAATCGTCCGCCGCTACAAAAGCTTCGGCGCGCGCAGCTGCATTCCCATCTACAACGCGCTCGACCCGGATACCCACTTCCCGGTGCACTCCGAGCCGCGCCTGGAGGCAGACCTCTCCTTTTTGGGGAACCGGCTCCCCGACCGGGAGCGGCGGGTCGACGAATTCTTCCTCGCCGTGGCGAAGCGTCTGCCGGAGCGCCGCTTCCTTCTGGCCGGAAGCGGCTGGGACGACAAGGAGAGGTCCGGCAACGTGAAGTACCTGGGGCATGTGGGGACCGCCGACCATAACGCCTTCAACTGCAGTCCCATGGCGATACTGAACGTGAGCCGCGACGGCATGGCGAGAAACGGCTTCTCGCCGGCGACCCGTGTCTTCGAGGCAGCCGGTGCCGGCGCCTGCATGATCACCGACCAGTGGGAAGGGGTGGAGCAGTTCTTCGAGCCGGAGCGCGAGATCTACGTCGCCGCCAGCGGCGACGAGGTGGCGGAGATCCTGGACCGTCTCACTCCGGCGCTGGCCGCGGCGGTCGGTTCGCGGGCCCTGACCCGGGTGCGGGCGCAGCATACCTACGCCCACCGCGCCCGACAGTTCCAGGAGATCTTTTCAGCCGGGAAGCCGTATACCGGGGGGATGCCATGAAGATCGTAATCTTCGGCCTTTCGATCACCTCGTCCTGGGGTAACGGCCACGCCACCACCTACCGCGGCCTTCTGCGCGAGATGGACCGGCGCGGCCACGAGGTGCAGTTTTTCGAGCGCGACGCCAAGTGGTACGCCGCCAATCGCGACCTCCCCGAGCCCTCCTTTTGCAACACCATACTCTACGACTCGCTGGAAACGCTCCTGGGAGAGTACGGCCCGGAGATCTGCGACGCCGATTGCGTCATCGTCGGCTCGTACGTGTACCAGGGGATCGAGGTCGGAAAGTGGGTGACGAAAAACGCCAAGGGGATCACGGCATTCTACGACATCGACACACCGGTCACGCTCGCCTCCCTGGCCAAGGGGGAGTGCAGATACCTGAACCGGGAGCTGGTCCCGCACTACGACCTCTACCTCTCCTTCACCGGAGGGCCGACCCTCGACCAGATAGAGCGCCAATTCGGCTCCCCGGCGGCCCGTGCCCTTTACTGCTCGGTCGACCCGCAGGTGCATTACCCGATGCAGATCACGCCGCGCTGGGACCTGGGATACCTGGGGACCTACAGCCCCGATCGGCAGCTAGGCCTTGAGGAGCTTCTGAGCCGGTCGGCGCGCTCCTGGAAGAAAGGGCGCTTCGTGGTCGCCGGAGCGCAGTACCCCGCCGACGTGGCCTGGTCCGAAAACACGCACCGCATCGAGCACCTCCCGCCGGAGTGCCACAGCGAGTTTTACAGCTCGCAGCGGTTCACCCTGAACCTGACCCGGAAGCAGATGCTTCTCGCCGGATACTCCCCAAGCGTCAGGCTTTTCGAGGCGGCGTCCTGCGCGGTGCCGGTGGTGAGCGACCAGTGGCCCGGCCTGGACCATTTCTTCGTGCCGGGCGAGGAGATACTGCTCGCCTCCGATTCCCAGCAGATGCTCCGCATCCTGCAGCGCTTCCCGGAAAACGAGCGGCGGGCCATCGGCGAACGCGCGCGTCAAAGGGTGCTCCGCTCCCATTCCGCCGCCTGCAGGGCGGAAGAGTTGGAGGAGTATCTGACCGCCAGGTGACCTCTTCAATGTGCGATGGGGAGGCGGAACAGCGAAGGCGAAAAGGTGGAGTGACCATGTCGGCAGCTGCATCAATCAGTGAAATGGATGGTATCAAGGTATGCCAGAAACCAAGATGAGATCTGTCGACGACGACATAAGGGAGCTTTCTCCCTGGTTCCACAACCTGCATCTCCCCGACGGGAGCGAGACCGCGCCGGACCACTTCCTTGGGGATTTCCCCAGCTTCAAATGGCTCGAAATCGCCTCCAGCATCCCGGACGATCTCACCGGCTGGAGCGCGCTCGACATCGGCTGCAACGCCGGTTTCTACAGTTTCGAGCTGGCGCGGCGGGGGGCACGGGTCCTGGGTATCGACTGCGACCCGCACTACCTGGAGCAGGCGCGATGGGCGGCCGGGCAGTACGGGCTGGAGGGGCTGGTGGATTTCCGCCAGATGCAGGTCTACGACCTGGCGCGCCTCACCGGCAAATTCGACCTCGTGCTCTTCATGGGAGTCTTCTACCATCTGCGCTACCCCATGCTGGCGCTCGACATCGTGGCTCAGAAGACCGCGGGGATGATGCTGTTCCAGACCGTAACCATGCCGGGGCGCGAGGTGGCGGGGCAGTCTGATTTCCTGCTCAACGAGAGGGATGCCTTGCTGGAAAAAGGGTGGCCGAAAATGGCGTTCATAGAAGACCGTTTCGCCGGCGACCCGACCAACTGGTGGATTGCCAACCATGCCGGCGTGGAGGCTCTGCTGCGCTCGGCCGGCATGCGCATCACGGGCCACCCCGGCGACGAGATCTACCTCTGCGAACCGGACCCGGAAAAGCCCTCCTGCATGACCACCTGGAACCGGGCCGAATACCTCTCAGCCACACAGGCAGAAAAGGAAGACCTCTGACAGATCTCGCCGATCCTCTGTCTCAAGACTTGTTCACTTCACATATTTCCCTATCGGTTATACTCAATGCACGTTCTTATTCCTTATTCAACTGTCATGAAGTTCCATGAAAGGCGCGTATACGTGCTTTCTTTCGCCATATAGGTTATGCTATAACGACGTTGTATACGGTAGCCGGCGCCATTCGTCCGGCCCCAGTGACAGGTTATTCTGACTGTGAAGGCACGACGAGGTGCGATTTGAGCCGGAAGAAGCAGGGCGGCATGGAACTCGACGGTTCCCTCTGGTTTCAAAAGGACGAGCAGAAATTCCTCGGCGGGGACCGTATTGCCCTCTTGAAAAGCATCGACGAGGTCGGCTCCATCACCAAGGCGGCCAAGGCGGTGGGCATCAGCTACAAGAACGCCTGGGACCTGGTCAACATGATCAACAATCTCGCCGACCAGCCGCTGGTAGAGCGGGTGGCCGGGGGAAAGGGTGGGGGCGGGACCACCCTCACCAGATATGGCAAAGAGGTGGTTAGACAGTACGGCGTACTCCAGGAAGAGCACAGGAAATTCCTGGAGAATCTAGAGGGGAGGCTCGGGGACACCGCAAGCCTCTACCGGCTTTTGAGGAGGATATCCATGAAAGTTAGTGCCCGTAACGTCCTGGCAGGAACGGTAACAAAGATCATCAAGGGGGCCGTCAACTCGGAGGTTGCCCTTTCCCTTACCGGCGGCGGCACGCCGCTCATTGCGGTCGTCACCAACGCAGCCGTCGAGAACCTTGCCCTTAAAGAGGGCGCAAGCGCCTACGCCATCATCAAGGCCAGCTCGGTGATGGTGGGGAGCGACCTGCACGGCGCCAAGATCAGCGCTCGCAACGTCATGTGCGGCACGGTCGCCAAAATCATCGAAGGGCCCGTGTCCACCGAGGTCGACGTGGAAGTGGGCGGCGGCAACACCATCAGCGCCGTCATCACCCACGGCAGTTCCGACAACCTCGGGCTCAAGGTCGGGGGGCATGCCTGCACCCTCTTCAAGGCCTCCAGCGTCATCCTCGGCGTAAGCTAAAAATAGGGGCGGAAGGGAACGGACCTCGTCTGTTCCCTTTTTACTGGCTCGTCGTTATATCACCTGCGCTACAGCGCAGCCAAATGCAGAACAGAAATGTCGACAAAAAGGAGAAAGTTTATGAAGCGTTTCGCCAAGATGATGTCCCTGTTCGCCGCACTCTTCGTGCTCACCGCCGTAGCCTCGGTCCCCTCCGGATGGGCCGCTGAAAAGACGGTGATTCTCGCCACCACCACCAGCACCCAGGATTCAGGGCTTCTGGACGTGCTGCTTCCCATGTTCGAAAAGCAGACCGGCTACTTCGTCAAGACCATTTCCGTCGGCAGCGGCCAGGCCATGAAGATGGGCGAGAAGGGGGAGGCCGACGTGCTGCTGGTCCACTCGCCTGAGGCTGAAAAGGCGTTCATGGCGGGCGGGTTCGGCGTGAACGGGAAGCTCGTCATGCACAACGACTTCATCCTCCTGGGACCTGCCGGCGACCCGGCGAAGATCCGCGGCGCCAAGACCGCCGCAGACGCCCTCAAGGCTATCGCAGCTTCCAATGCGCTCTTCCTCTCCAGGGGCGACAACTCCGGAACCCACGCCAAAGAGAAAGGCCTTTTCAAGGCGGCGGGGATCAACCCCGAAGGGCAGAAATGGTTCCAGCAGACCGGCCTCGGCATGGGCGAAACCCTGAACGTCGCCGCCGAGAAGAAGGGTTACCTCCTGGCCGACCGCGGCACCTACCTGGCGCTCAACAAGAAGGCGCACCTGGGCCTCGAGATCATGGTGCAGGGCGAGCCGAAGCTCCTCAACATCTACCACGTCATCGAAGTGAACCCCGCGAAGTGGCCCAAGGTGAACAGCGCAGGGGCGAAGGCTTTCTCCGACTTTATCGTCTCCAAGAAAGCCCAGGACGTCATCAGCACCTTCGGCAAAAAGCAGTTCGGTTCCCCGCTCTTCTTCGCCGATGCCGGCAAGCCTGAGTAATAATGGACATCATTCTTGAAGGGATAATCAAGGCGTTCCAGCTCCTCGTCTCGCTCGACGGCGAGGTGCTGGGTATCGCCCTGCTCTCGCTCAAGGTTTCGGGGCTGGCCACGCTGATCAGCCTGGTGCTCGGGATCTCCGTCGGCACCCTGGTCGCTCTCAATACTTTCCCGGGTAAGAAGATCCTGGTCAGCGTGGTCAATAC
Proteins encoded in this region:
- a CDS encoding TIGR04290 family methyltransferase, translated to MRSVDDDIRELSPWFHNLHLPDGSETAPDHFLGDFPSFKWLEIASSIPDDLTGWSALDIGCNAGFYSFELARRGARVLGIDCDPHYLEQARWAAGQYGLEGLVDFRQMQVYDLARLTGKFDLVLFMGVFYHLRYPMLALDIVAQKTAGMMLFQTVTMPGREVAGQSDFLLNERDALLEKGWPKMAFIEDRFAGDPTNWWIANHAGVEALLRSAGMRITGHPGDEIYLCEPDPEKPSCMTTWNRAEYLSATQAEKEDL
- a CDS encoding substrate-binding domain-containing protein → MKRFAKMMSLFAALFVLTAVASVPSGWAAEKTVILATTTSTQDSGLLDVLLPMFEKQTGYFVKTISVGSGQAMKMGEKGEADVLLVHSPEAEKAFMAGGFGVNGKLVMHNDFILLGPAGDPAKIRGAKTAADALKAIAASNALFLSRGDNSGTHAKEKGLFKAAGINPEGQKWFQQTGLGMGETLNVAAEKKGYLLADRGTYLALNKKAHLGLEIMVQGEPKLLNIYHVIEVNPAKWPKVNSAGAKAFSDFIVSKKAQDVISTFGKKQFGSPLFFADAGKPE
- a CDS encoding TOBE domain-containing protein; its protein translation is MSRKKQGGMELDGSLWFQKDEQKFLGGDRIALLKSIDEVGSITKAAKAVGISYKNAWDLVNMINNLADQPLVERVAGGKGGGGTTLTRYGKEVVRQYGVLQEEHRKFLENLEGRLGDTASLYRLLRRISMKVSARNVLAGTVTKIIKGAVNSEVALSLTGGGTPLIAVVTNAAVENLALKEGASAYAIIKASSVMVGSDLHGAKISARNVMCGTVAKIIEGPVSTEVDVEVGGGNTISAVITHGSSDNLGLKVGGHACTLFKASSVILGVS
- a CDS encoding CgeB family protein, whose amino-acid sequence is MKIVIFGLSITSSWGNGHATTYRGLLREMDRRGHEVQFFERDAKWYAANRDLPEPSFCNTILYDSLETLLGEYGPEICDADCVIVGSYVYQGIEVGKWVTKNAKGITAFYDIDTPVTLASLAKGECRYLNRELVPHYDLYLSFTGGPTLDQIERQFGSPAARALYCSVDPQVHYPMQITPRWDLGYLGTYSPDRQLGLEELLSRSARSWKKGRFVVAGAQYPADVAWSENTHRIEHLPPECHSEFYSSQRFTLNLTRKQMLLAGYSPSVRLFEAASCAVPVVSDQWPGLDHFFVPGEEILLASDSQQMLRILQRFPENERRAIGERARQRVLRSHSAACRAEELEEYLTAR